The DNA window AGGGAGTCGCTTGGAATAGAGTCTGGCATGCTGGTTGCTATGCTAGCTGATACTAATAAAAAGGAGATAATAGTTAGCCCCATTTTAGCCGAGAACGCTAAGGTCATAGAGATAGACGTCTCCGTGCTTGACAAGGTTGGCGCGCTTGCAAAGGTAGCGGACAAACTGAGCGAGCTGAAGGTCGACATAGTTGCCAGCAGGTGCGCGTCAATAACCAGGGGCGAGGAGGGCGAGTGCATCTTCATCGCAGACATGAGCCACTCAGCAACCGACGTTGAAACCGTCCGCAAGGCACTGGAGAACCTGGACATAGTGACCCAGGTGATGATAAGGCAGTTCGAAGCCCCCAGCTTCTGATGAGAAAATAATCGCCTTTCGCCTCACCCCTGCAGTTAAAATTATTTAAAAGCCTCTACGACGCAGCACCTGCGGAGACGAGGGCAGGGCGTAATGTCAATAGAGCTGAGGCCAGAGTGGAGGAGGTTCAAGTACAGGGGCAAGACTCTTGAGGAGCTCTTAAACATGCAGCTAGACGAGTTTGTTCAGCTGTTGCCGGCGAGGCAGAGGAGAAGCCTACAGAGGGGCCTAACGCCAGCTCAGAGGAAGCTTATAGCTAAGATAAGGGCACTGAGGAGAGCCGGCAAGACAGACGTTATGTTAAAGACTCACGTAAGGGACCTAGTCATACTGCCAGAGATGGTGGGCATGACTATAGCCGTCTATAACGGTAAAGAGTTCGTGCCGGTAAGGATAGTCCCAGAGATGATTGGCCACAGGCTAGGGGAGTTCAGTCACACGACCAAGATAGTCCACCACGGAGAGCCAGGCTTGAAGGCCTCAAGGAGCAGCCTGCACATAGCGGCTAAAGGGTGATGTGCTTGCCAGAGTGGACGTACTCCTATAGGCCTGCCAAGGAGGGGCTTACAGCTAAGGCCATGATGTGGGACGTGCCGGTGCACCCGAAGGTTATGACAGAGATAGCAAGGGCCATTAAGGGTATGAAGGTCGGCGAGGCTGAGGCGTACCTGAGGCGCGTGATGGAGCTTAAGGAGGCTGTGCCATTTAGGTCAGCCTCAAAGAAAATACCTCACAGGAGAGGCCTCGCAGACAGGTGGGGCATACCGATGGGTAAGTACCCAGTCAAGGGCGCAAGGTACATGCTTAAGCTACTTGAGAACCTCTCAAACAATGCCGAGAACAAGAACCTTGACGTTGACAACCTCTACATAGTCCATGTAGGCGTGCACAAGGGGATAACGCTTAAGAGGGCATACCCAAGGGCCTTTGGGAGGGCTGACATAAGGAGGAAGGTGCACTCCCACGTAGAGGTGATTGCTGAGGAGAGAGGTGGAGCCTGAGATGTCGAGGATAAAGGCCTACTTCCTTAGGCAGGGGCTCACCAGAGTTAAGGTAGATGAGTACCTGGCGCAGAACTTCCACACAGCTGGGTACGCTGGCGTTCAGATCGTTCAGAGCGGCCTTGGCACTAGGGTTCACATATACGCAGAGAGGCCGGCACTAGTAATAGGTAGAAGGGGCGCCACCATAAGGAAGCTTCAGGCAGTTTTCGAGAAGGTCTTCGGACTCGAGGGGGCTCAGATAACTGTGAGCCAGCCTGACAACATAGAGCTGAACGCCAGAGTGCAGGCGTTCAGGATAGCCAGGTCGCTTGAGATGGGATATCACTTCAGGAGGGTAGCTATGGCGACCCTGAGGAGAATTATGGAGGCAGGAGCTGTAGGCGTCGAAATAATAATAAGCGGGAAACTCAGCAGGGAGAGGGCCAGGTTCGAGAAGCTTCAGGCCGGGAAGGTCATAAAGACTGGCAACGTGGTAGACGTCCATACGGACAGGGCTATAGCCTACGCAAGGCTGCCCCTGGGGATCATTGGTGTTGAGGTTCGCATAATCAAGCCTGAGGCTGCCCAGCCGAACATAACAATTAAGTCTGACAGTGAGGCAGCTGATGTAGTCAGGCTGCTTGAAGAGGCTGGCGCTGGCCAGGGTGCCGAGAAGGTTAAGGAGATAATTGAGGAAGGAGGTGAGGGGAGTGGGGAAGTACAGGCTAAGAGCTAAGGACCTCCGCAACAAGGACGCCGAAGAGCTCAGAAAGCTGCTTGAGGAGCAGCGCAGCGAGCTGGCGTCTCTAAGGCATAAAGCTATGGCTGGCTCCATAGACTCGCCTGCCAGGATCAGGGAGCTCAGAAAGAACATAGCAAGAATACTAACTATCATGGCAGAGAGCTCCAGGAAAGCTGCCCAGCAAGCCCCTGGGGCTAGACAGGGCAAGCTGAGTTGAAGTTTACAGAACGTAATGTAAGGTACAGACCCCTCATAGGCCTTAAGGTCAAGGTTCTTGACTCTACAGATAGGAGCCTTGTAGGCCTAGAAGGTCTAGTCTTAGATGATGGAAGGAATGCCCTAAGAATAGCGGTCACTGGAAAGACCCATAAGGTAGTTACCTTGATTAAAGGCACCTCCGTGCTCCAGGTTACCACCCCTGATGGCACCTTTGTGGTTAGAGGTATCGAGCTAATTGGAAGGCCTGAGGAGAGGCTAAAGAGGGCACTGAGCTAGTTTCTAAGTACAAGCTCGGGATTGACAAAAGGAAGGATGGTGGACCGGCCGGGACTTGAACCCGGGACCTCTCGGGTGCAAGCCGAGCGCTCTTCCGGCTGAGCTACCGGCCCACCATCTCGCATGCTCTCTAAGCGTCCTTTTAAGGCTTAAGTGCGACACTTATGGCTCAAGCTAATGAGCCTCCAGAAAGAGGGCCAAAACCTTCCTATGGGGTCTTCAGCTTAATACCTCCTGAGAGTAGTCCAACGTTAGGGTCGAGATTGAGCGAGGAACGGGAAAAGCTTAAGGACTATGAGTGGCTGCTGGGAAGAGTCTATGAGAAGATACCGCCTAAGAGCGGCGCCGGAGCGTTCGAATTGCCAGAGCCGCAGATAATAAGGGTGGGCACTCAGACCATTATAAAGAACTTCAGGGAGATTTCACAGAAGCTCAAAAGAGATCCAGATATGGTTTCAAGGTACTTGATGAAGGAGCTAGCATCCGCCGGCAGCTATGAAAAGAGCTCAGGCCAGCTGGTGCTTAGCGTCAAGGTCTCAAGCAAGGTCATTAAACAGCTGCTTGATATTTTCGTTAAGAGCTACGTGAGGTGCCCCACCTGTGGCAGCATTGATACGCACATAGAGAAGAGGGGCAAGGTGTGGGTCCTAGTCTGCGAGGCGTGCGGCGCTGAGCAGACGCTGAAGCCCTTCTAAAGGGCGATATGGCTCCCCCGTTGTCTCCTAGCTAAACAAAAATATAGAAAGACTGTAGGCCTCGGCGCCCGTATCTCAACCGCAGAGAAGAGCATAGGGCCTCGTAGTGAATGGGTGACTTCATGTAGACACTTCAAGACGCCATTATGACGTGCCAAAAATTACATGAGCAGTTAACGAAGCCTATATTACATTAAGAAAAAGGTTGTAGAAATAGCTCACTGATATATGCGTTGTGAGTAAACTTTAAAGCACTTGCAGAGCCGCCTTAAAGTGGTGCTTTCAGCTTTGGCTTCGATACCATCGAAGTTTGATGCAATTGTGGTCGGCGCTGGGCCTGCTGGCTCAGCAGCCGCCTACACGCTTGCCAAGGAGGGCTTCAAAACGTTACTGATTGACAGAGGACGGGGTGGCGGGGAGAAGGAACTCTTCGGCGGGAGGGTCTACGCACAGCCCTTAAGGGACATATGGCCCGAACTTGATAAGGAGGCCCCCATACAGAGGTGGGTCACGCGCGAGAGGATAAGCTTTGTAAAAGACAACGAGGCCGTCACAGTTGAGTTCAAGAGCCCTAAAGGCAAGAGCTTCACAGCACTTTTGCCTCAGCTAACCTCCTGGATGGCTCGTAAGGCTGAGCAGGCTGGCGCGCTATACGTCAATGAGGTAACCGTTGATGAGATTATATTTAAGGATGGTAGGGCTGTCGGTGTAAGGAGTGGCTCTGACACCGTCGAAGCTGACGTTATCATAGATGCCGAGGGCGTGAACAGGCTTCTCCTTGAGAGGGCTGGGCTTGTTGAGAGGATAAAGCCTGACAATGTAGCCCTTG is part of the Acidilobus sp. 7A genome and encodes:
- a CDS encoding 30S ribosomal protein S3 → MLRREVEPEMSRIKAYFLRQGLTRVKVDEYLAQNFHTAGYAGVQIVQSGLGTRVHIYAERPALVIGRRGATIRKLQAVFEKVFGLEGAQITVSQPDNIELNARVQAFRIARSLEMGYHFRRVAMATLRRIMEAGAVGVEIIISGKLSRERARFEKLQAGKVIKTGNVVDVHTDRAIAYARLPLGIIGVEVRIIKPEAAQPNITIKSDSEAADVVRLLEEAGAGQGAEKVKEIIEEGGEGSGEVQAKS
- the rplV gene encoding 50S ribosomal protein L22; this translates as MCLPEWTYSYRPAKEGLTAKAMMWDVPVHPKVMTEIARAIKGMKVGEAEAYLRRVMELKEAVPFRSASKKIPHRRGLADRWGIPMGKYPVKGARYMLKLLENLSNNAENKNLDVDNLYIVHVGVHKGITLKRAYPRAFGRADIRRKVHSHVEVIAEERGGA
- a CDS encoding AbrB/MazE/SpoVT family DNA-binding domain-containing protein, translating into MSTRLTGLVKVDSKGRITIPQTIRESLGIESGMLVAMLADTNKKEIIVSPILAENAKVIEIDVSVLDKVGALAKVADKLSELKVDIVASRCASITRGEEGECIFIADMSHSATDVETVRKALENLDIVTQVMIRQFEAPSF
- a CDS encoding ribonuclease P protein subunit, with amino-acid sequence MKFTERNVRYRPLIGLKVKVLDSTDRSLVGLEGLVLDDGRNALRIAVTGKTHKVVTLIKGTSVLQVTTPDGTFVVRGIELIGRPEERLKRALS
- a CDS encoding 30S ribosomal protein S19 → MSIELRPEWRRFKYRGKTLEELLNMQLDEFVQLLPARQRRSLQRGLTPAQRKLIAKIRALRRAGKTDVMLKTHVRDLVILPEMVGMTIAVYNGKEFVPVRIVPEMIGHRLGEFSHTTKIVHHGEPGLKASRSSLHIAAKG
- the rpmC gene encoding 50S ribosomal protein L29, which codes for MGKYRLRAKDLRNKDAEELRKLLEEQRSELASLRHKAMAGSIDSPARIRELRKNIARILTIMAESSRKAAQQAPGARQGKLS
- a CDS encoding translation initiation factor IF-2 subunit beta, whose protein sequence is MSEEREKLKDYEWLLGRVYEKIPPKSGAGAFELPEPQIIRVGTQTIIKNFREISQKLKRDPDMVSRYLMKELASAGSYEKSSGQLVLSVKVSSKVIKQLLDIFVKSYVRCPTCGSIDTHIEKRGKVWVLVCEACGAEQTLKPF